The following are from one region of the Camarhynchus parvulus chromosome 3, STF_HiC, whole genome shotgun sequence genome:
- the LOC115901773 gene encoding uncharacterized protein LOC115901773, with protein MGRAGERRRGGTGTRSSVRRRRPPTGAGDRPGATAARARPPRSAARPLAQQCVPPFGTAAPPVLSAMVSSSHRISWERHVPQHIPGGGWGGSPRDGRGVGGAGAACTCADGPLTRKSVGGSGSRGAGPGPSRAAVPAVPGPASPRDAVQYLSLVLVAASAVCRGRAGCARSGLLPGGWEAPVQCGPVAVRPRLPQSELKPCRCLTYSGLSSPVVSAMRTWSCGLAAAGTRQAAPAPCSGTCKSRSSLGLPDSQLMQLPALSEVSVAANHPVH; from the exons ATGGGGCGGGCAGGGGAGCGGAGACGCGGCGGCACGGGGACGCGGAGCTCCGTACGACGGCGCCGCCCGCCCACCGGTGCCGGTGACCGCCCCGGTGCCACAGCGGCGCGCGCCCGCCCTCCCCGGAGCGCCGCTCGGCCCCTCGCGCAACAATGCGTGCCCCCCTTCGGCACCGCGGCCCCCCCCGTCCTGAGCGCGATGGTTTCGTCAAGCCACCGAATCAGCTGGGAGCGGCATGTACCACAGCACATCCCcgggggaggctggggaggatCGC CCAGGGACGGCCGCGGGGTGGGGGGTGCTGGTGCCGCTTGCACATGCGCAGACGGGCCCCTGACGCGGAAGTCTGTCGGAGGGAGCGGGTCCcggggggccgggccgggcccgtCCCGGGCTGCCGTTCCCGCTGTGCCGGGACCTGCCTCGCCGAGGGACGCTGTTCAATATCTTTCACTTGTCCTGGTCGCTGCCAGCGCAGTgtgccggggccgggccggctgTGCGCGCTCGGGACTTCTCCCCGGAGGCTGGGAGGCTCCGGTGCAGTGCGGG CCTGTAGCTGTTCGTCCTCGGTTACCTCAGTCCGAACTAAAGCCGTGTAGGTGTTTGACGTACTCAGGGCTCTCCTCGCCTGTGGTGAGCGCCATGAGGACATGGAGCtgtgggctggctgcagccGGGACAAGGCAGGCCGCGCCCGCCCCGTGCTCTGGGACCTGCAAGAG CCGTTCTAGTCTGGGGTTGCCTGACTCCCAACTGATGCAACTGCCTGCCCTCTCTGAAGTGTCTGTGGCTGCAAACCACCCTGTGCACTGA